One part of the Mycobacterium marinum genome encodes these proteins:
- a CDS encoding TetR/AcrR family transcriptional regulator yields the protein MGRLRRARAPRGSGDLLRHEILDAATELLLQTRQARAVSIRSVAERVGVTPPSIYLHFQDKDALLDAVCARYLARLDEEMERAAMGHTCVVEVLRAQGLAYVRFALQTPELYRLATMGEWRSGSNVDSALDSSAFRHMCASVQAMMDEGIYRADDPTTIALELWTAAHGVAALLIAKPHLPFGDVAAFADRVLGAVLCGHMVAGLVGPQATSRDLMDWVVQHRPSEESRV from the coding sequence ATGGGACGCTTGCGACGTGCACGTGCGCCGCGTGGATCAGGTGACCTGCTGCGCCACGAGATCCTGGATGCGGCCACCGAGTTATTGCTGCAGACACGCCAGGCCAGGGCCGTGTCGATCCGGTCTGTAGCCGAGCGGGTCGGGGTCACACCGCCGTCCATTTATCTGCATTTTCAAGACAAAGATGCGCTGTTGGATGCGGTGTGCGCCCGCTATCTGGCACGACTCGATGAGGAAATGGAGCGGGCGGCGATGGGCCACACCTGCGTGGTGGAGGTGCTGCGAGCCCAGGGCCTGGCCTATGTGCGGTTCGCTCTGCAGACCCCGGAGTTGTATCGGTTGGCCACCATGGGTGAGTGGCGCTCGGGCAGCAACGTGGATAGCGCCCTGGACAGCTCGGCTTTCCGGCATATGTGCGCCTCGGTGCAGGCGATGATGGACGAAGGCATCTACCGCGCCGACGACCCCACCACCATCGCGCTGGAATTGTGGACGGCCGCGCACGGGGTGGCGGCCCTGTTGATTGCCAAGCCACACCTGCCGTTCGGCGATGTCGCGGCCTTTGCCGACCGCGTGCTGGGCGCAGTCCTGTGTGGCCACATGGTGGCGGGTCTAGTCGGCCCGCAGGCCACGTCTCGCGACCTCATGGATTGGGTCGTGCAGCATCGCCCGTCGGAGGAGTCACGCGTATGA
- a CDS encoding NAD(P)H-binding protein: protein MRILVTGATGYVGSRLVTALLADDHEVLAATRNMARLSRLAWFDDVTPVILDATDRASAQAAMNAAGQIDVVYYLVHGIGQPDFRDRDKTAAANLAVAARDTGVRRIVYLGGFVPECEALSQHLSSRAEVAEALAVDDGAELVWLGAAMIIGAGSTSFEMLRYVGDRFPVLPMPDWMYNPIDPISIRDVLHYLVAAADVDQVPAGAYDICGPDTTSYRELLKTYARIRGRWHAALPVGRLDTAVASRITAVTLPVPHGLVADLVESLDHPMRASGVGLQDKVPEPPGGLLSIEDAITLALAGHANGPPLPVDALTDPHQLAATDPAWAGGDALRIRRIAEAMTPPIARPSLRWVNIVPGPLAGALRSSLDILIALTPKVLFA from the coding sequence ATGCGGATTCTGGTGACCGGCGCCACCGGCTATGTGGGATCCCGCTTGGTTACCGCGCTGCTGGCCGACGACCATGAAGTGTTGGCGGCCACCCGAAACATGGCGCGCCTCAGTCGCTTAGCTTGGTTCGACGACGTCACCCCAGTAATCCTCGACGCGACGGACCGGGCCTCGGCGCAAGCCGCGATGAATGCCGCGGGTCAGATCGACGTGGTCTACTACCTGGTCCACGGCATAGGCCAACCGGATTTTCGCGACCGGGACAAAACCGCCGCCGCCAACCTGGCCGTCGCTGCCCGTGACACCGGGGTGCGGCGCATCGTTTACCTGGGCGGATTCGTCCCCGAATGTGAAGCGCTATCCCAACACCTGTCCAGCCGGGCCGAGGTCGCCGAGGCACTGGCCGTCGACGATGGCGCGGAACTGGTGTGGCTGGGCGCGGCAATGATCATCGGAGCCGGCTCCACGTCGTTTGAGATGCTGCGCTACGTCGGGGATCGATTCCCCGTCCTGCCGATGCCGGACTGGATGTACAACCCGATCGATCCGATCTCCATCCGAGACGTTCTGCACTATCTGGTGGCCGCCGCCGACGTCGACCAGGTTCCTGCCGGTGCCTACGACATCTGCGGCCCCGACACCACGTCGTACCGCGAGCTACTCAAGACGTATGCGCGCATCCGCGGCAGATGGCATGCCGCATTGCCGGTCGGCAGGCTCGATACCGCGGTAGCGTCCCGGATCACGGCGGTCACCCTGCCGGTCCCGCATGGTCTGGTCGCAGACCTGGTGGAATCGCTGGATCACCCGATGCGGGCATCCGGGGTCGGCCTGCAAGACAAGGTCCCCGAGCCACCAGGAGGACTACTGAGTATCGAAGATGCCATTACGTTGGCGCTGGCCGGCCACGCGAACGGGCCCCCGTTGCCCGTCGACGCCCTGACAGATCCCCACCAACTCGCAGCCACCGATCCGGCGTGGGCCGGCGGTGACGCGCTGCGAATTCGCCGGATCGCCGAGGCGATGACGCCGCCCATCGCGCGTCCCTCTCTGCGATGGGTGAACATCGTCCCGGGTCCACTGGCCGGTGCGCTACGAAGCAGCCTCGACATCCTGATCGCCCTGACTCCGAAAGTTCTGTTCGCATGA
- a CDS encoding enoyl-CoA hydratase: protein MPDTGIETLAPVAGLEVKLRGGVLSVTIDRPESLNSLTPEVMAGIADAMEAAATDSRVRVVRLGGTGRGFSSGAGMSAQDMGRKTSTSSLTEINRAVRAITALPHPVVAVVHGPAAGVGVSLALACDLVLASESADFLLAFTKIGLMPDGGASALIAAAIGRIRAMRMALLPERLPATEALSYGLVSAVYPVADFQNEVDAVISRLLSGPAVAFAKTKDSINAATLTELDRTLDREFQGQSALLRSPDFAEGARAFQQRRTPTFTDS, encoded by the coding sequence ATGCCGGATACCGGGATCGAAACCCTGGCGCCAGTCGCCGGCCTCGAGGTCAAGCTGCGCGGCGGGGTGCTGTCGGTGACGATCGACCGTCCCGAAAGCCTGAATTCGTTGACACCTGAGGTGATGGCCGGGATCGCTGACGCGATGGAGGCCGCGGCTACCGATTCGCGAGTGCGAGTGGTGCGCCTGGGTGGAACGGGTCGCGGGTTCAGCTCCGGGGCCGGGATGAGCGCCCAGGATATGGGCCGCAAGACCAGCACTTCCAGCCTCACCGAGATCAACCGGGCGGTGCGGGCAATCACGGCGTTGCCGCATCCAGTTGTCGCCGTGGTCCACGGACCCGCCGCCGGGGTCGGTGTCTCACTAGCCCTGGCGTGCGATCTGGTGCTGGCCTCCGAGAGCGCCGATTTTCTGCTCGCGTTCACCAAGATCGGATTGATGCCCGACGGCGGAGCCTCGGCATTGATCGCCGCTGCGATCGGCCGGATTCGGGCGATGCGGATGGCCCTGCTGCCCGAGCGGTTGCCGGCCACCGAGGCGCTGTCCTACGGCCTGGTCAGCGCGGTCTATCCCGTCGCGGACTTCCAAAACGAAGTGGATGCGGTGATCTCGAGATTGCTGTCCGGCCCGGCGGTAGCGTTTGCCAAGACCAAGGACTCCATCAACGCGGCCACACTCACCGAGTTGGATCGCACCCTCGATCGCGAATTCCAGGGCCAGTCGGCGCTGCTGCGATCACCCGACTTCGCCGAGGGCGCCCGCGCATTCCAGCAGCGCCGCACCCCAACCTTCACCGACTCCTGA
- a CDS encoding MMPL family transporter → MLQGIARLAVAAPRRIIGVALLVFIAAAVFGIPVANSLSPGGFQDPNAESARAIKVLADKFGQSGQQMLILVTAPGGVGTERAHAVGTDIAAELNHSRLVFNVSSPWTGPSADPKSAPDLVSKDGKSGLIVVNIKGGESNAQKNAQTLADEIVHDRDGVTVRAGGSAMEYAQINKQNQDDLLVMELIAIPLSFLVLVWVFGGLLAAALPMALGALAVVGSMSVLRLVTFTTDVSIFALNLSTALGLALAIDYTLLIISRYRDELAEGSSREEALVRTMATSGRTVLFSAVTVALSMSATVAFPMYFLKSFAYAGVATVAFVATASIVVTPAAIVLLGPRLDALNVRRLARRMLGRPEPQHKPVDQLFWYRSTKFVMRRALPVGLAVVAVLVILGLPFFSVKWGFPDDRVLPATASSHQVGDELRTNFAHDLAMAVPVVVPDVRGLVPADLDGYAADLSRVPDVASVTAPSGTFVNGSRVGPPAGATGFSDGSAFLTVDSTAPLFSHASDIQLKRLHQVTGPAGRTVEMAGVAQVNRDSVDAVTERLPLVLGLMAAITFVLLFLLTGSVVLPAKALICNVLSLTAAFGALVWIFQDGHLGALGTTPSGTLVANMPVLLFCIAFGLSMDYEVFLVARIREYWLASGAARPATPSPAQAHAANDESVALGLARTGRVITAAALVMSMSFAALIAAHVSFMRMFGLGLTLAVAADATLVRMVLVPAFMHVMGRWNWWAPKPLVWLHQRFGISETGAVGDADAAATEAADRRDRPTIPAALSGRG, encoded by the coding sequence ATGTTGCAGGGGATCGCTCGACTTGCCGTAGCAGCGCCGCGTCGAATCATCGGGGTGGCGCTGCTGGTTTTTATCGCAGCAGCGGTCTTCGGCATCCCAGTCGCCAACAGTCTGTCTCCCGGCGGTTTCCAGGATCCCAATGCCGAGTCGGCTCGCGCCATCAAGGTGCTCGCCGACAAGTTCGGCCAGAGCGGTCAGCAAATGCTGATTCTGGTTACCGCTCCCGGCGGCGTCGGCACGGAGCGGGCGCATGCGGTGGGCACCGACATTGCCGCCGAGTTGAACCACTCCCGACTGGTATTCAACGTGTCCTCGCCGTGGACGGGGCCGTCGGCTGATCCCAAGAGTGCTCCCGACTTGGTGAGCAAGGACGGCAAGTCCGGACTGATTGTGGTCAACATCAAAGGCGGCGAAAGCAACGCGCAGAAAAATGCGCAGACCCTCGCCGACGAGATCGTTCACGATCGCGACGGCGTCACCGTCCGCGCCGGTGGTTCGGCGATGGAGTACGCGCAGATCAACAAGCAGAATCAGGACGACCTGCTGGTCATGGAGTTGATCGCGATTCCGCTCAGCTTCCTGGTGCTGGTCTGGGTATTCGGCGGGCTGCTGGCGGCCGCGTTGCCGATGGCGCTGGGTGCGCTGGCCGTCGTCGGTTCGATGTCGGTCTTGAGGCTGGTGACGTTCACGACGGACGTCTCGATCTTTGCCCTCAACCTCAGCACGGCGCTGGGGTTGGCGTTGGCCATCGACTACACGCTGCTGATCATCAGTCGCTATCGTGACGAGCTCGCCGAGGGCAGCTCACGCGAGGAAGCTCTGGTCCGGACCATGGCGACTTCCGGCCGCACGGTGTTGTTCTCGGCGGTCACCGTCGCGCTGTCGATGTCGGCGACCGTGGCTTTTCCCATGTACTTCTTGAAATCGTTCGCCTACGCCGGCGTGGCCACGGTGGCCTTTGTCGCGACGGCATCGATCGTGGTGACACCGGCCGCGATCGTGTTGCTGGGGCCGCGGCTGGATGCCTTGAATGTGCGCCGGCTGGCGCGCCGGATGTTGGGCCGTCCGGAACCCCAGCACAAGCCGGTAGATCAACTGTTCTGGTATCGGTCGACCAAATTCGTGATGCGCCGGGCGCTTCCGGTCGGCTTGGCTGTTGTTGCGGTGCTGGTGATATTGGGACTTCCGTTCTTCTCGGTGAAGTGGGGCTTCCCGGATGATCGGGTGCTGCCTGCCACGGCGTCCTCGCATCAGGTCGGTGACGAGTTGCGCACCAACTTCGCACACGATCTCGCGATGGCCGTTCCGGTGGTCGTGCCTGACGTGCGCGGTCTGGTCCCAGCCGACCTGGACGGCTACGCCGCCGACCTGTCGCGGGTGCCCGACGTGGCATCTGTGACCGCCCCCAGCGGGACGTTCGTCAACGGAAGTCGGGTGGGGCCGCCGGCGGGTGCTACCGGATTTTCCGATGGCAGTGCCTTTCTGACCGTGGACAGCACCGCGCCGCTGTTTTCCCACGCCTCAGACATCCAGCTCAAACGGTTGCACCAGGTGACCGGCCCGGCCGGCCGGACCGTCGAGATGGCCGGTGTGGCGCAGGTCAACCGGGACAGCGTGGACGCGGTGACCGAACGACTGCCGCTGGTGCTTGGTCTGATGGCCGCCATCACCTTTGTCCTGCTATTCCTGCTCACCGGCAGTGTCGTGCTGCCCGCCAAGGCGCTGATCTGCAACGTGCTCTCGCTGACCGCGGCGTTCGGTGCGCTGGTCTGGATCTTCCAAGACGGTCATCTGGGGGCACTGGGCACGACCCCGAGCGGGACCCTGGTGGCCAACATGCCCGTGTTGTTGTTCTGCATCGCGTTCGGGCTGTCCATGGACTACGAGGTGTTCCTGGTCGCGCGAATTCGGGAGTACTGGCTGGCTTCGGGGGCCGCACGTCCGGCGACCCCGAGCCCGGCCCAAGCCCACGCCGCCAACGACGAGAGTGTGGCGCTTGGATTGGCACGCACCGGGCGGGTGATCACCGCGGCCGCGTTGGTCATGTCGATGTCGTTCGCCGCGCTGATCGCCGCGCACGTGTCCTTCATGCGAATGTTCGGCTTGGGACTGACGCTCGCCGTGGCTGCCGACGCGACGCTGGTCCGGATGGTTCTGGTGCCCGCGTTCATGCATGTGATGGGCAGGTGGAATTGGTGGGCTCCCAAACCCCTGGTGTGGCTGCACCAGCGATTCGGTATCAGCGAGACCGGCGCGGTTGGGGATGCTGACGCCGCCGCCACCGAGGCGGCGGACCGCCGCGACCGGCCGACCATCCCGGCGGCGCTGAGTGGTCGTGGATAG
- a CDS encoding class I SAM-dependent methyltransferase produces MTSLAKNIDHPFFARIWPFIVAHEAEPVRALRRENLAGLSGRVLEIGAGMGTNFAFYPQTVTEVVAVEPEPHLALRARAAGEDAPIPVTVTADTAEQFSDQDPFDAVVCSLVLCSVTDQLGVLQHLRSLLRPGGELRYLEHIASAGARGRLQQFVDATFWPRIAGNCHTHRDTERVIKAAGFDVESTRREWTLPTWAPVPVAELVLGRARRP; encoded by the coding sequence ATGACATCGCTCGCCAAGAACATAGATCACCCATTTTTCGCCCGGATTTGGCCGTTCATCGTTGCCCACGAGGCCGAGCCGGTGCGTGCGTTACGCCGAGAGAATCTGGCCGGCCTATCTGGGCGGGTCCTCGAAATCGGCGCCGGTATGGGGACAAACTTTGCGTTCTACCCGCAGACGGTGACCGAGGTGGTTGCCGTGGAGCCGGAGCCCCACCTGGCGCTTAGGGCCCGCGCGGCCGGCGAAGATGCGCCTATTCCGGTTACCGTGACCGCTGATACGGCCGAGCAGTTCAGCGATCAGGACCCGTTTGACGCGGTGGTTTGCTCGCTGGTGCTGTGCTCGGTCACCGACCAGCTCGGGGTGTTGCAGCACCTGCGTTCGCTGCTGCGCCCGGGCGGGGAGTTGCGCTACCTCGAACACATTGCCAGTGCCGGCGCCCGTGGGCGGCTGCAGCAATTTGTCGACGCGACCTTCTGGCCCCGGATTGCCGGAAACTGCCACACGCATCGTGACACCGAGCGCGTGATCAAGGCTGCCGGATTCGACGTGGAGAGCACGCGACGGGAGTGGACATTGCCGACGTGGGCGCCGGTCCCGGTGGCCGAGTTGGTGTTGGGCCGGGCCCGCCGTCCCTGA
- a CDS encoding 3-hydroxyacyl-CoA dehydrogenase: MEIRDAVAVVTGGASGLGLATTKRLLDAGAQVVVLDIRGEDVVADLGDRARFAAADVTDEAAVASALDLAETMGTLRIVVNCAGTGNAIRVLSRDGVFPLAAFRKIVDINLVGSFNVLRLAAERIAKTEPVGPNAEERGVIINTASVAAFDGQIGQAAYSASKGGVVGMTLPIARDLASHRIRVMTIAPGLFDTPLLASLPEEARASLGKQVPHPSRLGNPDEYGALAVHIIENPMLNGEVIRLDGAIRMAPR, from the coding sequence ATGGAGATCAGGGACGCCGTTGCCGTCGTCACCGGGGGCGCGTCGGGGCTGGGCCTGGCGACCACCAAGCGGCTGCTGGACGCCGGGGCTCAGGTTGTGGTGCTCGACATCCGGGGTGAAGACGTGGTTGCTGATTTGGGCGACCGGGCACGGTTCGCGGCGGCGGATGTGACCGACGAGGCCGCCGTCGCCAGTGCGCTGGATCTGGCCGAAACGATGGGCACGCTGCGCATCGTCGTCAATTGCGCCGGGACCGGTAACGCGATACGCGTGCTGAGCCGCGACGGCGTCTTCCCGTTGGCGGCGTTCCGCAAGATTGTGGACATCAACCTGGTCGGGAGTTTTAACGTGCTGCGGCTGGCCGCCGAGCGAATCGCCAAAACCGAACCCGTCGGCCCCAATGCGGAAGAGCGCGGCGTCATCATCAACACCGCCTCGGTGGCTGCATTCGATGGCCAGATCGGCCAGGCTGCGTATTCGGCGTCCAAGGGCGGCGTGGTTGGTATGACCCTGCCGATCGCCCGCGATCTGGCCAGTCACCGCATCCGGGTGATGACCATTGCGCCCGGACTGTTCGATACCCCGCTGCTGGCGTCTTTGCCCGAGGAGGCCAGGGCGTCGCTGGGTAAGCAGGTGCCGCACCCGTCCCGGCTGGGAAACCCCGACGAATACGGGGCGCTGGCTGTGCACATCATTGAAAACCCGATGCTCAACGGGGAGGTCATTCGTTTGGATGGCGCGATCCGGATGGCGCCGCGCTAA
- a CDS encoding NAD-dependent deacylase, which translates to MRVTVLSGAGISAESGVPTFRDDKNGLWARFDPYELSSTQGWERNPERVWGWYLWRHYLVADVAPNPGHQAIAEWQDHAEVSVVTQNVDDLHERAGSTPVHHLHGSLFEFRCARCNKPYTDSLPQMPEPALEVEPPVCGCGGLIRPDIVWFGEPLPEGPWHCAVEATEAADVMVVVGTSAIVYPAAGLPELALARGKIVIEVNPEPTPLSRSATLCVRESASQALPGLLQRLPALLRD; encoded by the coding sequence ATGCGAGTGACGGTGCTCAGCGGCGCGGGCATCTCCGCGGAAAGCGGAGTACCGACGTTCCGTGACGACAAGAACGGGTTGTGGGCCCGCTTCGACCCGTACGAGCTGTCCAGCACACAGGGCTGGGAACGCAACCCCGAGCGGGTGTGGGGCTGGTATCTGTGGCGGCACTATCTGGTGGCCGACGTCGCACCCAACCCCGGCCACCAAGCGATCGCCGAGTGGCAAGATCACGCCGAAGTCAGCGTTGTCACGCAAAATGTCGACGATCTGCATGAACGCGCCGGCAGCACACCGGTACACCACCTGCACGGCAGTCTTTTTGAATTCCGTTGCGCCCGTTGCAATAAGCCTTACACGGACTCGTTGCCCCAGATGCCTGAGCCCGCACTGGAAGTCGAACCGCCGGTCTGCGGCTGCGGCGGACTGATCCGCCCCGACATCGTGTGGTTCGGCGAGCCGCTGCCGGAGGGGCCGTGGCACTGCGCCGTCGAGGCAACCGAGGCTGCCGATGTGATGGTGGTGGTGGGCACGTCTGCGATCGTCTACCCCGCGGCCGGTCTACCGGAGTTGGCTTTGGCGCGCGGCAAGATCGTGATCGAGGTCAACCCAGAGCCCACGCCGCTGTCGCGAAGCGCGACGCTTTGTGTGCGCGAGTCGGCGAGTCAAGCGTTGCCCGGACTGCTGCAGCGGCTGCCCGCGCTGCTGCGCGATTGA
- a CDS encoding NAD(P)H-binding protein yields the protein MSAGQVNCLVTGATGYIGARLVPRLLDEGHRVRALARDPGKLADVPWRDRAEVVRGDLGDTDSLEAAFAGMDVVYYLVHSMGSAKHFADEEARAAHNVVLAARRSGVRRVVYLSGLHPEQSKLSPHLQSRKAVGDALIGSGIETIVLQAGVVVGSGSASFEMIRHLTDRLPVMTTPKWVHNRIQPIAIRDVLHYLVAAATATVPDTARARTWDVGGPDVLEYGDMMRVYAEVAGLHRRYLIVLPFLTPTIASLWVGTVTPIPPGLARPLIESLECDAVKRNSDIDTIIAPPAGGLTNYRRAVELALNRAAHGLPDATWASLQSEPAEPLPSDPRWAGEIVYTDVRDATTTAAPEDVWKATERAINSRRWYSLALAPRRRHRAPRWRVAQRTPTTLRLGASTRVPGPTWLEVTLTPRGTAGSTYHQRAIFFPRGIPGRLSWLVLRHLYAAALRALARDITAADR from the coding sequence ATGTCGGCTGGACAGGTGAACTGCCTGGTAACCGGGGCGACCGGCTACATAGGCGCCCGGCTGGTTCCGCGACTGCTCGACGAGGGCCACCGGGTGCGAGCGTTGGCCCGCGATCCGGGCAAGTTGGCGGACGTTCCGTGGCGGGACCGGGCAGAGGTGGTGCGCGGCGATCTGGGCGACACCGACTCGCTGGAGGCGGCCTTCGCCGGGATGGACGTTGTCTACTATCTGGTCCATTCGATGGGCTCGGCAAAGCATTTCGCCGACGAGGAAGCCCGCGCTGCCCACAACGTGGTACTCGCCGCGCGGCGCAGCGGAGTGCGCCGGGTGGTGTACCTGAGCGGGCTACATCCAGAGCAGAGCAAGCTTTCGCCGCACCTTCAATCACGCAAGGCCGTTGGCGATGCGCTGATTGGTTCCGGCATCGAGACAATCGTGCTGCAAGCCGGGGTGGTGGTCGGATCCGGATCGGCATCCTTCGAAATGATCCGGCACCTCACCGACCGGTTGCCGGTGATGACCACACCCAAGTGGGTGCACAACCGGATTCAGCCGATCGCCATTCGTGACGTGCTGCACTACCTGGTCGCCGCGGCCACGGCCACGGTGCCCGACACCGCCAGGGCCCGAACGTGGGACGTCGGCGGCCCCGACGTGCTCGAGTACGGCGACATGATGCGGGTGTACGCGGAGGTCGCCGGGCTGCATCGGCGCTACCTGATCGTGCTGCCGTTTCTGACGCCGACGATCGCCAGCTTGTGGGTTGGCACGGTGACCCCCATTCCTCCGGGCCTGGCCCGGCCGCTGATCGAATCGCTCGAATGTGACGCGGTGAAGCGCAACTCCGACATCGACACCATCATCGCGCCACCGGCGGGGGGCCTGACCAATTACCGTCGTGCGGTCGAATTGGCACTGAATCGTGCCGCGCACGGGCTTCCCGACGCCACATGGGCCTCCCTGCAGTCGGAACCGGCCGAGCCACTGCCCAGCGACCCGCGGTGGGCCGGCGAAATCGTTTACACCGACGTCCGCGACGCGACGACAACTGCTGCGCCCGAAGATGTTTGGAAAGCGACCGAGCGCGCCATCAATAGCCGGAGGTGGTACTCGCTGGCGCTCGCACCACGGCGTCGGCACCGCGCACCGCGGTGGCGGGTCGCGCAGCGCACGCCAACCACACTGCGACTGGGCGCGAGCACCCGCGTGCCCGGGCCAACGTGGTTGGAGGTGACGCTCACACCGCGAGGCACCGCCGGCAGCACCTACCACCAGCGGGCGATCTTCTTTCCCCGCGGGATTCCCGGCCGGCTGTCCTGGCTGGTGCTGCGCCACCTCTACGCCGCCGCGCTGCGCGCACTGGCACGCGACATCACCGCCGCCGACCGATAA
- a CDS encoding CaiB/BaiF CoA transferase family protein has product MSGPLNGLRVVELAGIGPGPHAAMILGDLGADVVRIDRPSSSAGGRGGGVKDAMLRNRRIVTADLKSDQGRELVLKLVAKADVLIEGYRPGVTERLGLGPQDCAKVNDRLIYARMTGWGQAGPRSQQAGHDINYISLNGILHAIGRVGERPVPPLNLVGDFGGGSMFLLVGILAALWERHNSGKGQVIDAAMVDGSSVLVQMMWAMRGIGIWSDVRGTNMLDGGAPYYDTYECADGGYVAVGSIEPQFYAAMLAGLGLDAANLPPQNDVARWPELRAVLTEAFGRYDRDHWAKVFADSDACVTPVLSFGEVHTEPHIAERNTFYEGDDGGPQPMPAPRFSRTVPSRPRPPAAPLTDVEAVLSDWV; this is encoded by the coding sequence ATGTCGGGACCGCTGAACGGATTGCGGGTCGTTGAACTGGCTGGGATCGGACCGGGCCCACACGCCGCGATGATTCTCGGGGATCTCGGCGCCGACGTGGTGCGCATCGACCGGCCATCGTCCTCTGCCGGGGGGCGCGGGGGCGGCGTGAAGGACGCCATGCTGCGCAACCGACGGATCGTGACCGCCGACCTGAAGTCCGACCAGGGGCGCGAACTTGTCTTGAAGCTCGTCGCCAAGGCCGATGTCTTGATCGAGGGCTACCGGCCCGGGGTCACCGAGCGGCTGGGCCTCGGCCCGCAAGACTGCGCCAAGGTGAATGACCGGCTGATCTATGCCCGGATGACGGGTTGGGGTCAAGCCGGTCCGCGCAGCCAACAAGCCGGTCACGACATCAACTACATCTCGCTCAACGGCATCCTGCACGCGATCGGCCGGGTCGGCGAGCGGCCGGTGCCACCCCTGAACCTGGTCGGCGACTTCGGGGGCGGTTCGATGTTCTTGCTGGTCGGCATCTTGGCGGCACTGTGGGAGCGGCACAACTCGGGCAAGGGCCAGGTGATCGACGCCGCGATGGTCGATGGGTCCAGCGTGCTGGTGCAGATGATGTGGGCGATGCGGGGGATCGGCATATGGAGCGACGTGCGGGGCACCAACATGCTCGACGGCGGTGCGCCCTACTACGACACCTATGAATGCGCCGACGGCGGCTATGTCGCCGTCGGCTCCATCGAGCCGCAGTTCTACGCGGCGATGCTGGCCGGGCTGGGTTTGGATGCGGCGAACCTGCCCCCGCAAAACGACGTCGCCCGCTGGCCGGAACTGCGGGCGGTGCTGACCGAGGCGTTCGGCAGGTACGACCGCGATCATTGGGCCAAGGTGTTCGCCGATTCGGACGCCTGCGTGACCCCGGTGCTGTCGTTCGGCGAGGTGCACACCGAACCGCATATCGCCGAGCGGAACACCTTCTACGAAGGCGATGACGGCGGGCCGCAGCCGATGCCGGCGCCGCGGTTCTCACGCACCGTGCCGAGCCGGCCGCGCCCACCGGCCGCACCGCTGACGGACGTCGAAGCCGTCTTGAGCGACTGGGTATAG
- a CDS encoding GntR family transcriptional regulator: MELRDWLRVDVKAGKPLFDQLRTQVIDGVRAGALPPGTRLPTVRDLAGQLGVAANTVARAYRELESAAIVETRGRFGTFISRFDPTDAAMAAAAKEYVEVARALGLTKSDAIRYLTAVPDD; the protein is encoded by the coding sequence GTGGAGCTTCGGGATTGGCTACGGGTCGACGTGAAGGCGGGCAAACCGCTATTCGATCAACTCAGAACCCAGGTTATCGACGGTGTGCGAGCGGGCGCGCTGCCGCCCGGCACCCGCCTCCCGACGGTGCGCGATCTGGCCGGGCAGCTTGGTGTTGCCGCCAACACGGTGGCCCGCGCGTATCGAGAGCTCGAGTCGGCCGCAATTGTCGAAACACGGGGCCGCTTCGGCACCTTCATCTCTCGGTTCGACCCGACCGACGCGGCGATGGCGGCCGCGGCCAAGGAATACGTGGAAGTGGCCCGCGCGCTGGGGCTGACCAAGTCCGATGCGATTCGCTACCTCACCGCCGTGCCCGACGACTAA
- a CDS encoding CPBP family intramembrane glutamic endopeptidase: protein MSQSTAPQFSAIDDIRRAITNVAVPHHEAPSVVLRRRIVVGVVLVIGAVVMGLSMRRQPGESTFYWLTLTLAAVWALGALASGPLHLGGIRWRGRNQRPVITGTTIGLLLGGIFVLGALVVRKIPAAAELIVRVLQFASQGSLFLVVVITLINGIAEEMFFRGALYTALGRFYPVAVSTVVYIGAIMASANLMLGFAAVILGGVCAWERRSTGGVLAPILTHLVWGLIMVLALPPLFGV from the coding sequence ATGAGCCAATCAACAGCGCCCCAATTCAGCGCCATCGACGACATTCGCCGCGCCATCACGAATGTGGCCGTGCCACACCATGAGGCGCCTTCGGTGGTGCTACGGCGCCGCATCGTCGTCGGTGTCGTCCTGGTGATCGGCGCGGTGGTGATGGGACTGTCGATGAGGCGCCAGCCGGGGGAGTCGACCTTCTACTGGCTGACGCTGACTCTGGCCGCGGTATGGGCGCTGGGCGCGCTGGCCTCCGGCCCCCTGCATCTGGGTGGCATTCGCTGGCGCGGTCGCAACCAGCGCCCGGTGATCACCGGGACCACCATCGGTCTGCTGCTGGGCGGCATCTTTGTGTTGGGTGCCTTGGTTGTCCGTAAGATTCCGGCCGCCGCCGAGCTGATAGTCCGCGTGCTGCAGTTTGCCAGCCAGGGATCGTTGTTCCTGGTCGTGGTGATCACCCTGATCAACGGGATCGCCGAAGAGATGTTTTTTCGCGGCGCGCTCTACACCGCGTTGGGTCGGTTCTATCCGGTGGCCGTTTCGACCGTCGTGTACATCGGGGCCATCATGGCCAGCGCCAACCTGATGCTCGGCTTTGCCGCTGTCATCCTCGGCGGTGTGTGTGCGTGGGAACGGCGCTCTACCGGCGGAGTGCTGGCACCGATCCTCACCCACCTGGTCTGGGGACTCATCATGGTGCTCGCGCTGCCACCGTTGTTTGGGGTCTGA